The sequence below is a genomic window from Peromyscus maniculatus bairdii isolate BWxNUB_F1_BW_parent chromosome 17, HU_Pman_BW_mat_3.1, whole genome shotgun sequence.
gcatgcctataatcccagcccctgggaggcagagataaatggatcactgagttcaaggccagcctggtctacagagtgagttccaggacagccagggtgacaaatatatttctatttcatgtgtgtgggtgttttgcttgcatgcaggTCTGTGGGCCCTACTTGGCCTTTTATGTGAATTCTgaaagctgaactcaggtccttgtgtttgcgtGGCAAGCACTCGACTGACTCTCCAGCCCACGAAAGTTGTATCACTTCACATCCATCTTTTTATAAAAAAGCTAGTACTAGGTTTTAAGAACCTGTTTAGCTTCATGACTTGACAGTGCTGGCAGGTGAGGGGTTCTCGAGACGAGCGTTGGAACAGCGTCCCAGGCTGAAGAGACAGCTTCGTGCTCTTGccgagtttagttcccagtacccttTCAGATGCCTCACAACTGctggtaactccagctgcagggggctGGACGTCCACTTCCGGAATCCCTGGCACTgacacacatgtgagtgtgcacacactacacacaaatcACCATCCCATCTTTCCACCTCCCTCCATCTTTTTATACCATCTTTGACAACACATGGGATGGTGCCTTTTGGAAGAAGGCAGTTGGAAAAGTCTAACTTTCTGTAAGATCATGGTAGATCTTCTTTTTGCaactgcaattttttaaaaagggaattaAATCGTTTATTGATTACACGATGATGGGTGCCACACAAGCTTCATTCCCATCCACTGTTTCATCTGATACCATTATTCAATTCTGATAGTGCATCGGGTGTGCCAACAATCATCTTACAACCAAAATTGTGACTTTGCTCGAATGACCCTTTCAGTGGTGAGTCTCACTGAAGACAATACCTGGCAGTTTAACTACAACTCTTAAGATAACTAAAgttgccaggagtggtggcacaagcctctcatcaccccagcactagggagggagaggcaggacagATCTgggtctggtctacaaagcgagttccagggcagccagagcaaaAGTCCTCCTCCCCTCTCAAAGAAAAGGACAACTAAAATCTACTACATTAAAAaactagggctggtgagatggctcagccagtaaaaatCACTGgtggccaagcctgatgacccgagtcaggtccctggggcccacatggtAAGAGGACTGACTCCTCCTGCAACTCTGAGCTCCACGTGCATGCTGTGGTGCACACATTCCCACATCAGGCACTCACACCAACTGGAAGCCGGTGCGGGCACTGGCAGCATGCACCCGTCTATGGAGAGTCCACAGACTGaccaccccctcccacacactgCCAGCCACATGGTCTGCAGGTTAAGCTCTCAGCAAACTGCCATGGAAGCACCAAGGCTAGTTCTGGAATGCCCACACCAGCGGGATTCCCTTCAGAAAATTCATCTCACTCTGAATTCATCTTCAGCTTAACTGAAACCCAATTACACACTTTACAGTGCCTGGCAACTGAGTCCAGGGCCACTAAGCCACTGAATAGCTCCCCCAGGGAGTCAATTTTCAAAGCGACATCCATGAACAAACAGCTCCGCATAGAGGCAGTGTTGGAATCAGTGATGCGCATCTGAGACACCATTACAGCTAAGTGAAAACATTCCCCAGAAATAAATGGGGACTCAAGAAAGGACTCAGAAATTGGCTCTTACAGTTTAGCTcaagggaatccaatgccctcttctggactctgaagtAACCTGAACTCACatgtgcacccccccccacacacacacacacacaatgtaacaGATGTAAAAAGCATAAAGAGGTACTATTTTAGTATGAGTGATTGAGTAAACTTTGTGCTGgggaaaaaagacatttttattagaaaacaaatgtgAATATATAGGCCTGTGACAAAATCTGGACAATTTACAAAGTCAGATTTTATTGGTCCCTTAATCACAAAAGCACTTAAATTATGTCGATCAAACATATAtaactaagccaggcagtggtggagcacacctttaatcccagcactcgggaggcagagccaggtggatctctgagttcgaggccagcctggtctacatagcgagttccaggacagccaggactgttacacagagaaaccctgtctcgaaaaaccaaaaaccaaaacaaacaaaaaaaccatgtaTAACTACATCAAAAAATACCAACAGAATTATGACTAAGAATCAGAAATCCACACATTTAGCAGTGAGCTAGAGAAAGATCACAGGCCACTATGACATTTCTTTGCAATTGTGGCTTCTGGACAGCACTGCAATCAACAGGTTTTAAACTTCTTAGGTTTATGAGATTTGGGGACTCACTTCATGTCATGGGTTTGAAAACATTAACATTGCAAAAGTTCAAGTATTCCTTCATTTACAGAGTCTGGGTCTGTGGCGGAGCTTATTGAAGACTTTCCACACTGCTGAAATTCAAGGTAGAACTTTCCCATCCTATTAACAGAGATAGGTTTGCTTTCCACTGTGTCTTCCTGCCCATGTGTGCTAACAAGGATGGGCAAAAAGCTTTCCCAAGTGAGTATTCATCTCAAGTCCTCAGCGCTGAAATGCTTCCCAACAGGATGTCAACTCATAGGGTTTGACACCCCGAACAAACCGTGGCACGTACTTCTGACTGAAACCGTTGCAGacttcccccccccccgactGCACCCCTAAGCTCATTTTTACCCCATGTGCTGGAATGTGTGGAGTTCTTCTACTCACACTCAACTTCTTCTAACTCATACTTAAAACTACCCATCACCAACTGACTGTGTAGATGCATGTGTCTCCTCAGACTTTTGGAATACGAGAACCCCTTACCACATTCCTGACACTTGTAGGGCTGTCCGTTGTGTGTTCTCATGTGATTCTGGATGTAACTGGAACAACTGAAGGTTTTCCCACACTCCTTACATTCATacggcttctctccagtgtgagtgGTCAAATGGTTCCGTAAGGAAGAACTATATTTAAAGGTTTTCCCACACTGCATACATTCATAAAGCTTCTCCTTGGCGTGGCTTTTTTCATGGTTTCGAAGGGAATAGAAATAAGGATAAGCTTTCCCACACACCTCGCATTTGTAAGGCCAGGCTCCACCGTGTGTCCCTAAATGTCTCCTTGCGCAGTGGCCGGAACTGAAGGTCTTCCCACACtctttacattcatagggtttctttcCGGTGTGAATTCTCTCATGTGCTTGAACGTGGCTGGAATGTCTGAAGGTTTTCCCACACTgcttacattcataaggtttctcccCAGTGTGAATCCTCTCGTGTAGTATAAAGGAACAGTAACTCTTGAAGGTTTTCCGGCAGTGTTTACATTCATAAAGTTTTTCTGTTGTATGAAGCCTTCTATGCATGTCCAGGGAACTGACAGTCCAGAACATCCTCCCACATTCCTTACATTCAGGTATCTCTCCAGAGTGAATTACCTTATGTCCCCGAAGGGCATCGGCATTAGGAAAGGTTTCTCCACACACCTTGCATTTGTGCCTGTCTGCATTGTGAGTTAGCATATGCCTATCGGCGCAGTGCCGATAACGAAAGGCTTTCTCACAATGCAGACatttataaggtttctctccattgtggatctttttatgttttttaagggAGCTTGAGCACATAAAGGTTTTACCGCATGTTTCACATTCACAGTATTTCTTTACATATTTCTGATAGTCACATGTTCTCTGCTTAGAGGTGAACATAACATGCCTCTTCGGGGACGACTGACTGATGCTGTGGCAATCAGGAAGTTCAGGAGTCTTGTTTGTGATATCGACTGGATTTTGGGCTATGGCTTCTCTATACTGGCCATTGTCTGCAAGTTCATCGTCTCTCTTTACCATTTGTATTCTGTAAGAATTAAGAAATATAACCTTAAAAGTTTACTTATTAACAGTGTTATACTTATTAGTAGATATTAGATTTACATTGGGAACATTTACAAGGTCCTTTGGGCTTTTATGACCCACAGTGTGGGCAGAAGTCCTGAATGCATATTGCTGACATGGGTATGACCATGCCTCAGTCTACTGACAATGGCGAAGCCTTCCTCCAGCCTGTGTGTTAATGTTGACTGTGTAAGTACAAGTATTTACAAACGAGTGACTGGTGTGTGTAAAGACTAGCaactgtgccgggcggtggtgacgcacgcctttaatcctagcactagggaggcagaggcaggtggatctctgtgagttgaggccagcctgggctacaaagtgagttccaggacagccagggatacacagagaaaccctgtctgggaggtggggggaaagactagcaactgcagcttcctcatcccagatgtttacagcctgagattGCAGCCTCCAGCCACCTCCTAGAGACACCAGCTCTGTGGTGTACTAATAAATGCACTCAGGTGCCAAGTGTGGCCTACTTGGTGTGGCTCCAGCACTGCCCACCTGACCCTAGCTTCCCTTACAAGTCTCTGTCCTTTCCTTACTCCCTTGTGGCCCAGCCACACAGGGTACAGCACTGGAGAGAAGTTTTAACATAAGTGGATTTGAGGGGCTGTAAGATGGATGGACCATAGctcctatcatttttttttttaaagatttagttactttttaaaattatatatatattaaactttttttttttggagacagggtttctctgtgtagctttgcgcctttcctggaactcacttggtagcccaggctggcctcgaactcacagagatccacctggctctgcctccagagtgctgggattaaaggcgtgcgacaccgcCGCCCAgctatttaactttattttatgtgcattggtgtaaaggtgtcagatccctggaactggagttacaggcagttgtgagcagtcaTGTGGGTTGTGGAAACCgaacctgagttctctggaagagcaaccagtgttctttacggctgaaccatctctctaggctccttatttatttttttcaaatgatgtgtatgtggtagtttgaatgagaatggccccctcaggcccatgtatttgaatgctcTGTCCCCAGATGGAATGTCTTACATAAACTATTTTGCAGACCTTGAATATCCATAGGACATACAAGCATTCATTTTCAGAGCTTAGggagattgtttttaaaagaataaatagtcTGAATTTGtgctctttttaatattttcccaacATCCAGTGACTCTCAGCTGTTTCTTTGTGGGTCTTCATTACCTCATATTTCTCTTTAGACTTC
It includes:
- the LOC143266742 gene encoding uncharacterized protein LOC143266742 isoform X2, yielding MRETYRNLTSIGTKWEQWNLEAYYRSLKRNMRIQMVKRDDELADNGQYREAIAQNPVDITNKTPELPDCHSISQSSPKRHVMFTSKQRTCDYQKYVKKYCECETCGKTFMCSSSLKKHKKIHNGEKPYKCLHCEKAFRYRHCADRHMLTHNADRHKCKVCGETFPNADALRGHKVIHSGEIPECKECGRMFWTVSSLDMHRRLHTTEKLYECKHCRKTFKSYCSFILHERIHTGEKPYECKQCGKTFRHSSHVQAHERIHTGKKPYECKECGKTFSSGHCARRHLGTHGGAWPYKCEVCGKAYPYFYSLRNHEKSHAKEKLYECMQCGKTFKYSSSLRNHLTTHTGEKPYECKECGKTFSCSSYIQNHMRTHNGQPYKCQECGKGFSYSKSLRRHMHLHSQLVMGSFKYELEEVECE
- the LOC143266742 gene encoding uncharacterized protein LOC143266742 isoform X1; translation: MACERSRPISSGQPLFRCRLCSALTSAAQPRARSAVAPGGAQRERERAMDPVTFEDVAVSFTEEEWALLDVFQKNLYRDVMRETYRNLTSIGTKWEQWNLEAYYRSLKRNMRIQMVKRDDELADNGQYREAIAQNPVDITNKTPELPDCHSISQSSPKRHVMFTSKQRTCDYQKYVKKYCECETCGKTFMCSSSLKKHKKIHNGEKPYKCLHCEKAFRYRHCADRHMLTHNADRHKCKVCGETFPNADALRGHKVIHSGEIPECKECGRMFWTVSSLDMHRRLHTTEKLYECKHCRKTFKSYCSFILHERIHTGEKPYECKQCGKTFRHSSHVQAHERIHTGKKPYECKECGKTFSSGHCARRHLGTHGGAWPYKCEVCGKAYPYFYSLRNHEKSHAKEKLYECMQCGKTFKYSSSLRNHLTTHTGEKPYECKECGKTFSCSSYIQNHMRTHNGQPYKCQECGKGFSYSKSLRRHMHLHSQLVMGSFKYELEEVECE